In the Candidatus Methylomirabilota bacterium genome, GTCGTAGGTATGAGTGCTGCAGATGGCAGGGTGGAAGCGCCGGGAAGTGTTCAGGTTGTGATTCACACGTTCTACTCCCGCGGCCTTGAGCTGCCTCGCCTGCTCCTCGGTCATAAGGCCAAGGCAGCAGCAGATGTTGATATCCACCCGTTCGCGAATTTCCCGGACAATGGACGCGACCTGATCGATGTCCCAATCCGTTGGGCCGCGGCCGCTCGTCACGAGGCAGTAACGGACGGCCCGAGCCGCCTTGGCGCGATACGCGCCTTCCACGAGTTGCTCCCGTGGAAGGAGGGGGTACCTGGCGATCGGGGCCTTCGAGACCGCTGATTGGGAGCAGTAGTGGCAGTCCTCGGAGCAGAGGCCACTTCTGGCGTTCATGAGCATGTGCAAGTGCACCTTGCGTCCCCAGAAGTGGTGTCGAACGAGGAGAGCTGCTTCAAGGATGGACGGAAGCTCCTCCTCAGAGGCGTCGAGAATGGCCTGCATTTCCTCTCGGCTCAGGAGCTCTCCCTGGAGCGATTTTTCTGCCATTTTCTGGTAGTCCATGGCCTCCAATCCATAGCAGATTCACCAGAGAAAGCCAAGAAGTTTTGGCACAATAACCGCCCATTTTACCGTTGACGGGGGTTTGTGCCGATTCTACAATGAAGATGCGGAAAATCTCGCGTCCCTTCCGCCGAATGAACCCCAAAAATCCCACGCTCCAGCATGGGTAATACGACGTCTGCGCTCCTGGCCGGGGCGGCTCGGGAGGGACGGTGCTAGACCGCGGCTGAACGATCATGAGGACAGAGCTTTTAGACACATTTCGTCTCCGCTATCCCTTTCCCCTGGACCCCTTTCAGGAGCAGGCGATCCACTACATCCTGGAGGGGGACTCTGTCATCGTCTCTGCTCCCACGGGAGCCGGGAAGACCCTCATCGCCGAGTTCGCCATTTATCAGGCGCTCTCCACGGGGAGGCGCGTTGCCTACACCACCCCACTCAAGGCCCTCAGCAATCAGAAGTTTGCCGATTTTTGTAAGCAGTTTGGGGAGGAGAACGTGGGGATCCTTACGGGGGATGTTAAAGTGAACCCGGGTGCCCCCCTGATGGTCATGACCACCGAGATTCTCCGCAACAAGCTCTACACCCGCACCCTGGCGAAGACCGCCTACGTGGTGTTGGACGAGTGCCACTACATGGGAGATGAGGGACGGGGGACGGTGTGGGAGGAGATTATCATCAATTGCCCCTGGGACATCCAGCTCATCGCCCTTTCGGCCACCGTGGGAAACATCGACGAGATCGCGGAGTGGATCAGTGAAGTCCACCGTCCCATCCGGAAGGTTGTTCTTCACTGGCGCCCCGTCCCCTTGCACTACCATCTCTGTGGCTCAGAGGGAGAGTTGATTCAGGTCAATGGTCTTTCCCGGGCTCAACTGCTCGCGGGTGTTGCGTCCTGGCGGGGCATGGCAACGGTACGCATGCGGGGACGGGTGACCCGGGAGCGTCGACGATGGCGGGTCAGGCGCCGGGTGAGGCCTTCGGTCCTGCTTCCAGGCCTGAAGGCCAAACGGTGGCTCCCGGCCATTTATTTCATCTTTAGCCGGGCAGGGTGTGAAGAAGCCCTCCGACGGTTCCTGGAGGAGGGGGTCTCCCTGTTAGCGCCCGCGCAACAGCAAGAGGTCGATCAGGCAATCGAGACATTTCTGAGCGAGAGTTCGGCTCTGGTGAGTAAGTCAAAGCTGAACGAGCTCGTCTTCGACGGTCTCCGCCGGGGGGCGGGGGTCCATCATGCCGGGATCCTGCCGGCCCTGAAACGTCTGACCGAAACCTTATTCGAACGGGGACTGACCCATGTGGTCTTTGCCACCGAGACGATGAGCCTGGGGATCCACATGCCGGCCAAGAGTGTGGTGCTCCAGGACTTGACGAAGCGGAGTGATTTCGGTTTCCGAACCCTCAGCCACAATGAATTGACCCAGATGGCCGGCCGTGCTGGTCGCCGCGGGATCGATCCCGAAGGGAAATGCATCATTGCGCTGGATACCCCGGAGACTGTCGAGGACGCGCTCCATCTTATCCGGAAGCGATCGGAGCCCATCGAGAGTCAGTTCCGCATCGGGTACAGTTCTGCGGCCCTGCTGATCCTTACCTACGGGGATCCGGAAGATATCCGGCGCAACATCGAATCCAGCTTCGGGCAATTTCAGAATCGGAAGCGGATCCAGGTCATCGAGCAGGAGATTGCCGAGCTCACCGGCCGGCTTGACCGGACTCGCCGGGTAGACATTCCCTGTTGTACCTTGGAAGAGTTGCTCGCCTATCAGACCAAGCGGCAAGAGATGGAGACGCTGAACCAAGATCTCCAGCGGTTATGGCCTGGGCAGCAACAGTTTGGCCGCCGGGGGCGGAGGAGGGGGCGATCTTTCCCCAAGGGCCATGGCGAGGCGACGCCTGGGGCAGTTCAAGACTACGTGGAGCTCAAGCGGCGGATCGAGGAGAAGGCGCTGGCCCTTGCAGAGCTTCGCTGCCACCGTTGCAAGGAGCGGCACCGACTGGAAAAGGCCCTCAAGCGAGAGCGGCGACTGACGGAAACCATCCGGAACCAGACGCGGACACTGGAACATCTGAGGAATACCTACTGGGAGCAGTTTCTGCGGGTCTTGGAGGTCCTGAGACGCTTCGGCTATCTCCGGGATCGCACCCTCACCCAAGAGGGATTATTAATCGGTGATCTGCGCCACGATAATGAACTCTTGGTCGCTCGGGTGGTCTTTTCGGAAGCGCTGGACGGGTTCAAACCCTACGAGATGATGGCGATCCTTTCTTGTCTCGTGGAGGAGCCCCGCGAGATCGAAGCCCCCTTTGCCAGTCAGCTGCTCAAGCGGCAGCCGCATCTCAAGCGGGGGATCCGGCAGATCGAGGCGTTGGCTCGTGAGGTGATGGACGTCCAGCAAGCCCATCGGATCTTCCTCCCGGTCTCCGTGCACACCACCTACCTCTCAGCGGCCTACGAGTGGGCGGCTGGCGAGGAAGATTGGATGCACTTAGTGGAAGAGCATTACGGCGGACATGAAGGAGACATGATTCGCGCCTTCCGGCGCCTCATCGATCTTTCTCGGCAGCTTCTCGAGTCTCCGCAGCTGCCTCCAACCCTCAGGGAGGATCTGCATGTGGGAGTCCGGTCCCTGGATCGGGGGATCGTCCTTGAGAGCGCATTGATATAGACGTTGACGGCAATGCGGATTCACCCCGCGCGCGGCGGTTAGCCCCTCGTGTCGGTCAACGCGTAGCGAAAGGAGTCCGGTGGCCTTTCTCGTGTTTGCAGATCAGAAGGAGCGGATCTATGACCACCCGACCCTCGAGATGGGTGGCGCTTCGGGGGCCACGTGGGTCCGCGTGCCTGAGGAAGAGCTGATTCCCTTGCCCGAGGGGGCGCGGCTTTTCACGATGCCTGGGGCCCATCCGGTCGGCTGGAACGGCTTCCTCGCGACCTTCGAAGTAGCCGAGGCGGCCAGAGGGCAGCAGGCGGTGGCGGCCTTCCTCCCCCCAGGGTACATGCGGACCCACCTGCCGGCGACCTCCTATCCCGACGCTTCGGTCGCCCCTTATCTACCGCTATGGTCTTACACCGCCGTAGGATGGCGGAGTGGGCAGTTCGTCGCCGCGGCGGTTCGCATCGATCCGATGGATCACCAGGCGCCGTGGCAGTATGACGATCGGACACTCTTGCCTCTTATCCGAGGGCGGCTGGCGGAGCAGCCGGACAACCGGCTCTTGCATCATCTGAAGCGCTGTGCCACCGACTACCATTGCCTTTGTGCCAAGAACGCCTTCTACCGGCGGTGGGAGGCGCCGCTCCCCATCGCCTTTGCCTGTAATGCCGACTGTGTTGGCTGCATCTCGCTGCAGACCGAAGGGCTCGTCCCGGCTTCCCATGAACGTATCGGAGGGGCACCGACGCTGGAAGAACTGTGCGCGCTGGCGCACCCGCATTTGACCGAGGCGGAGGAGGCCATCGTGAGCTTCGGCCAGGGCTGTGAAGGTGAGCCACTCCTGCATGGGGACCTGATCGAGGAAACCATACGGCGCTTGAGGTCACGAACCGACCGGGGGACGATTCACCTAAACACGAACGGGTCGCTGCCCCAGGTCGTCGAGCGACTCTGTATGGCGGGCCTCGACAGCATCCGGATAAGCCTCAATGCGACCCAGCCCGAGGCGTACGCCGCCTATTACCGACCCAAGCACTACGAGTATGCCGATGTGGTCGAGTCGATTCGGAGGGCCAAAGCCCACGGCTGCTACACGTCCATCAACCTGCTTGTCTTTCCGGGGGTCGCCGACCGGGAGGAAGAGGTTGACGGCCTGCTTCACCTCATCGTTCAGACAGGGCTCGATCTTATCCAGATGAAGAACCTGAACATCGACCCCCGCCGGTACCTCGAGAGCCTCCCTCCCCCGCGGGGTGGGGCGATCGGGATGCGGGAGCTTGTGCGCACGATCCGGCGTGAGGCGCCACAGGTCGACATCGGGTATTTCAACCGCCCGAGAGAGCACTTTGGTCGCTCCCTCTGCGAGACACTCACCTTCTGAGATGGCGAGACCGATCTACGAACAACAGAAGAGCTTCTTCCGTCGGGCGTACGAGGCGGGGGAAACCCCGTGGCCGCGTGTCAAGCCCACCCCGGCGGTGGCCCGCCTTGCGAGGCGCCTCAAACGCGAGCGAGGACGCGCGCGGGTCCTCGACGTGGGCTGCGGCGAGGGACGACACATGATCTGTTTTGGGAAAGAAGGGCACCAGGCGGTGGGGGTGGATTACGAGCCGCTTGCCTTAAGGAAGGCCTGTGCGCGCATCGATGCTCGCGCGGTCCGCTCACACCTGAGGTTCATCCTCGCGGATGCCTTTCGTCTCCCCTTTCGGCAGGCGAGCTTCGATGCCCTGGTGGACAGTGGGGTCTTCCACCATGTGAAGAAGACCGATTGGTCCCGGTACCTCAACGGTCTCACGGCACGGCTGAAGGCGGGTGGCTACTTACACCTGACCGCCTTCAGCACCCGCTTCAAACACTACCCGGGTGAACGCCGTACGCGCAACTGGATTGTCCATCGAAACCACTACGACCATTTCTTTCGGAAACGGGACTTCGCCGCGATCTTCGGCCGCTGCTTTGACATCCTTGCCATTGAGGAAGAAAAGCAGTCCCTCCACGTCTTCTGGCACGTCCTGATGAAGAAGCGATGACCGATGACCGTTAACCGATCACCGTAATCGGTCAGATAGGCTTTTCGGTCGTCGGGTAGCGGTAGTCGGTGACCGAGATCAGCCCCCTTCGATTCGTGGCTCGTACTTGCGGTGGGGGTCAGGGGGAAGGGTGAGGATTTGCTGGGCGATGAAGGAAACTGTGTACTCATTCACGTCCTTGACCGACACGATACCCACCGGGCGGTGCTTCTCGTCCACCAGAGGGACGTGACGGAATCCGCCGAGGTGCATCGTATGGATTGCATAGGCGACCACATCGTCAAGCTTGAGCACCTCGGGGTTGCGTGTCATGAACTGTTCTACCGTCGCTTGGTCTAGGTCCACGTCGGTCCCCAGGACCTTTCGCAGCATGTCGCGTTCCGAGAGGATTCCTACCAGGGGTTCTCCATCCTGAATCATCACCGCGCCCACACTGTAGCGCTTCATAAGCTCGACAGCCTCGGCCAGCTTCGCCGTTCGCTGGAGACACCTGGGAGGATGATAATTTAGCTCTCGGATCGGACGATTAAAGATTGCTTCGTCGACGGTGATCCGCGGCTTCGTCCTTTCTTCACTGACGGCCAGATACTCGTCCCCGTAATCCTCTTCGATTTCCTGGGGGTCTACCATCGAAACCTCCCTTCGGCCCCGCGAGAGGTACCTCGAGGGATTGCAGAGCGTCTCTCGGCCCAGGCGCTTAGTGGTTGTTCAGGAAGCCCTGGCAGCATCTCGTGCCCCCTCCAGCTTTGTACCTGTCTTTTTGGCCGTTCCTCCCATGGGACTCCTTTACTTTCAAAAATACCACGGTTGCCCCTTCACCTCAACGCTTTCCTTCTATTCCGATTCCCCATTCCCGTTTCTCCCGTGTCCCGGTCCAGCTTTGGCCTTGGGGGTCTCCGCCCTGGGTGCACGCTGAATAACTGCTCTCGGAGCGGTGCGCCCAGAGAGATAATGTCCTCTTAGTAATGCACGATCGAGTCCAGGCGATCCTTCGCCTTTGAAAAAACAACGAACCGCATTAAGATGGGGGCTCGTATCCAGAGGAGGAGTGCGCATGAAGAGGCATCAGCGGTTGAAGCCGGTGGATCTGATCAGCTATCTGGCGCTTCTTGCCCTTATGCTCACCACGCTGGTGACCCAGCCTCCCCATGGCACGGCCCTTTTGTTGAAATACGGTGGACTGGCCCTTGTCCTTACGCTGCTCTGGTGGATGGATCAGGGGCGATTCTGGCTCGCGAGAGGACTGCATGCCTTTTACCCCATTGTCTTCATACCGATCCTGTTCGACAGCTTTGCCGATCTCCTGCCGTGGGTAAGCCCGATTTTGCGGGACCCCGTCCTTATTCAACTGGATCTTGCCCTCCTTGGCACTCATCCCACCGTCTGGCTCGACCGGTTTATCCACCCCTGGCTCACCGAAATCCTCACCTGGGCCTACGCCACATATTACTTTCTTCCTGTCGTCCTGGTGGTTGCTCTGTATTGGCGGGGGAAAGAAATGAGCTTTGACCGGGCGGTCTTCGGCGTGGCTCTCGGATTTTACCTCTCCTACCTGGGCTACTTCTTGTTTCCTGCGATCGGGCCCCGGTTCACATTGACTCATCTCCAAACGGCGGACCTTCACGGGATCTTCTCGGCGGACGCCATCCGGGATACCTTGAATTTCCTCGAGCGGTTCAAGCAGGATGCCTTCCCGAGCGGTCACACGGCCGTTGTCCTCCTTGTCCTCTTTTACGCCTGGCAGTTTTTTCGTGGCCTCTTCTGGGTATTCCTGCCCGTGGTGGTGGCTCTGATCTTCTCTACCGTGTACCTCCGCTATCACTATGTGGTTGATGTACTGGCGGGGATCGCGCTGGCTGTCCTGTGTATCGGATTGGAGCGTGTGACCACGAACCTCTGGCACCGATGACCGCCGACCGATTACCGATGACCGATAACCGTTAAACGATTCTTTTGAGGGACCAAAGGATCCTTTTGTGGTTGTCGCTGGTTGGTCATCGAGTTCTCACGGTCGTCGGATTACGGTCAACGGTCATCGGTTTACAGGGGCAACTCGTAGATCCGGTATCGCTTATACGGGGTCCCCCCGAGGCGCTTCGTCATCCGAAGGACTGTCCAGTTGTCCTCGAGAACCCAAGAGATCTCCGCCATTATGAAGCCGTTTTTGATGAGGGCCCGAGCCGCAATCTGAAAGAG is a window encoding:
- the bioB gene encoding biotin synthase BioB — encoded protein: MDYQKMAEKSLQGELLSREEMQAILDASEEELPSILEAALLVRHHFWGRKVHLHMLMNARSGLCSEDCHYCSQSAVSKAPIARYPLLPREQLVEGAYRAKAARAVRYCLVTSGRGPTDWDIDQVASIVREIRERVDINICCCLGLMTEEQARQLKAAGVERVNHNLNTSRRFHPAICSTHTYDDRVRTVENVRRAGLSTCCGGIVGMGETDEDVMDLAVNLRELDVASIPVNFLHPIPGTPLEGYHKLTAERCLKALCLFRLVNPAKEIRAAGGRELNLGPQQPLALYPANSLFVNGYLTTPGQTAADTHRMIEAHGFEVDDTLPPLA
- a CDS encoding DEAD/DEAH box helicase; the protein is MRTELLDTFRLRYPFPLDPFQEQAIHYILEGDSVIVSAPTGAGKTLIAEFAIYQALSTGRRVAYTTPLKALSNQKFADFCKQFGEENVGILTGDVKVNPGAPLMVMTTEILRNKLYTRTLAKTAYVVLDECHYMGDEGRGTVWEEIIINCPWDIQLIALSATVGNIDEIAEWISEVHRPIRKVVLHWRPVPLHYHLCGSEGELIQVNGLSRAQLLAGVASWRGMATVRMRGRVTRERRRWRVRRRVRPSVLLPGLKAKRWLPAIYFIFSRAGCEEALRRFLEEGVSLLAPAQQQEVDQAIETFLSESSALVSKSKLNELVFDGLRRGAGVHHAGILPALKRLTETLFERGLTHVVFATETMSLGIHMPAKSVVLQDLTKRSDFGFRTLSHNELTQMAGRAGRRGIDPEGKCIIALDTPETVEDALHLIRKRSEPIESQFRIGYSSAALLILTYGDPEDIRRNIESSFGQFQNRKRIQVIEQEIAELTGRLDRTRRVDIPCCTLEELLAYQTKRQEMETLNQDLQRLWPGQQQFGRRGRRRGRSFPKGHGEATPGAVQDYVELKRRIEEKALALAELRCHRCKERHRLEKALKRERRLTETIRNQTRTLEHLRNTYWEQFLRVLEVLRRFGYLRDRTLTQEGLLIGDLRHDNELLVARVVFSEALDGFKPYEMMAILSCLVEEPREIEAPFASQLLKRQPHLKRGIRQIEALAREVMDVQQAHRIFLPVSVHTTYLSAAYEWAAGEEDWMHLVEEHYGGHEGDMIRAFRRLIDLSRQLLESPQLPPTLREDLHVGVRSLDRGIVLESALI
- a CDS encoding radical SAM protein; its protein translation is MAFLVFADQKERIYDHPTLEMGGASGATWVRVPEEELIPLPEGARLFTMPGAHPVGWNGFLATFEVAEAARGQQAVAAFLPPGYMRTHLPATSYPDASVAPYLPLWSYTAVGWRSGQFVAAAVRIDPMDHQAPWQYDDRTLLPLIRGRLAEQPDNRLLHHLKRCATDYHCLCAKNAFYRRWEAPLPIAFACNADCVGCISLQTEGLVPASHERIGGAPTLEELCALAHPHLTEAEEAIVSFGQGCEGEPLLHGDLIEETIRRLRSRTDRGTIHLNTNGSLPQVVERLCMAGLDSIRISLNATQPEAYAAYYRPKHYEYADVVESIRRAKAHGCYTSINLLVFPGVADREEEVDGLLHLIVQTGLDLIQMKNLNIDPRRYLESLPPPRGGAIGMRELVRTIRREAPQVDIGYFNRPREHFGRSLCETLTF
- a CDS encoding class I SAM-dependent methyltransferase, which codes for MARPIYEQQKSFFRRAYEAGETPWPRVKPTPAVARLARRLKRERGRARVLDVGCGEGRHMICFGKEGHQAVGVDYEPLALRKACARIDARAVRSHLRFILADAFRLPFRQASFDALVDSGVFHHVKKTDWSRYLNGLTARLKAGGYLHLTAFSTRFKHYPGERRTRNWIVHRNHYDHFFRKRDFAAIFGRCFDILAIEEEKQSLHVFWHVLMKKR
- a CDS encoding CBS domain-containing protein, which translates into the protein MVDPQEIEEDYGDEYLAVSEERTKPRITVDEAIFNRPIRELNYHPPRCLQRTAKLAEAVELMKRYSVGAVMIQDGEPLVGILSERDMLRKVLGTDVDLDQATVEQFMTRNPEVLKLDDVVAYAIHTMHLGGFRHVPLVDEKHRPVGIVSVKDVNEYTVSFIAQQILTLPPDPHRKYEPRIEGG
- a CDS encoding phosphatase PAP2 family protein; the encoded protein is MKRHQRLKPVDLISYLALLALMLTTLVTQPPHGTALLLKYGGLALVLTLLWWMDQGRFWLARGLHAFYPIVFIPILFDSFADLLPWVSPILRDPVLIQLDLALLGTHPTVWLDRFIHPWLTEILTWAYATYYFLPVVLVVALYWRGKEMSFDRAVFGVALGFYLSYLGYFLFPAIGPRFTLTHLQTADLHGIFSADAIRDTLNFLERFKQDAFPSGHTAVVLLVLFYAWQFFRGLFWVFLPVVVALIFSTVYLRYHYVVDVLAGIALAVLCIGLERVTTNLWHR